Proteins from a single region of Longimicrobiaceae bacterium:
- a CDS encoding glycine zipper domain-containing protein: protein MRVLKLAVLMSAFLGAAACQPDQAKKPAEDLSWLDSLDVKTPAVDSAVVSPTELGLQAAPSPTAQALAAPAEAPAAATHRASTTHRATTHHATHRSSGSSASSGSSEPIYSAPRTRTVRHTKRDAIIGAGTGAVIGAVAGGGRHRVKGAIIGGAAGAAVGAIFGHKVDKQQVQW from the coding sequence ATGCGCGTTCTCAAGCTTGCAGTCCTTATGTCCGCCTTCCTGGGCGCCGCCGCCTGCCAGCCCGACCAGGCCAAGAAGCCTGCCGAGGACCTGAGCTGGCTGGACAGCCTGGACGTGAAGACGCCCGCGGTCGACTCCGCGGTGGTCTCGCCCACCGAGCTGGGCCTCCAGGCGGCCCCGTCGCCCACGGCGCAGGCGCTCGCCGCCCCGGCCGAGGCGCCGGCCGCCGCGACGCACCGGGCCAGCACGACGCACCGGGCGACCACGCACCACGCGACGCACCGTTCCTCGGGCAGCTCGGCGAGCAGCGGCAGCAGCGAGCCCATCTACTCGGCCCCGCGCACCCGCACGGTCCGCCACACGAAGCGCGACGCCATCATCGGCGCGGGCACCGGCGCGGTGATCGGCGCGGTCGCCGGCGGCGGGCGGCACCGGGTGAAGGGCGCCATCATCGGCGGCGCGGCGGGTGCCGCGGTGGGTGCCATCTTCGGCCACAAGGTCGACAAGCAGCAGGTCCAGTGGTAA